Proteins encoded in a region of the Altererythrobacter ishigakiensis genome:
- a CDS encoding AHH domain-containing protein — protein sequence MPTGKGNSKSGAVLSRKTIPFRSVNRRDRTGYDPELQRHHLLPCELLSKHCFGKMFAEIGARRVGFEDFRRNGVLLPANEESALRRALPLHRGPHPEYNEMVIERVGNIEHSWSEDRLTDPRRAMEDALLRLALLQKALRKRLLSEQRRLTLNRKDPLGTGFDFTRLDAMAEELWKAT from the coding sequence GTGCCGACTGGGAAAGGTAATTCAAAATCAGGAGCGGTCTTATCACGAAAGACCATACCTTTTCGTTCAGTAAATCGCCGTGATCGTACCGGGTATGATCCAGAGTTACAGCGCCATCACCTTCTGCCGTGCGAGTTACTGTCGAAACATTGTTTCGGGAAAATGTTTGCGGAAATTGGTGCCCGCCGAGTCGGCTTTGAAGACTTCAGACGAAATGGTGTGCTCCTGCCCGCCAACGAGGAATCCGCACTTCGCCGGGCGCTGCCTCTCCACCGTGGTCCTCATCCCGAGTATAACGAGATGGTAATCGAACGTGTTGGTAACATCGAACATTCATGGTCGGAGGATCGATTAACTGACCCGCGCCGAGCCATGGAGGACGCCTTGCTTCGTCTGGCATTGCTTCAAAAGGCGTTGCGAAAACGATTGTTGTCTGAACAGCGACGCCTGACCTTGAATCGCAAGGATCCGCTGGGGACTGGATTTGATTTCACCAGACTCGATGCAATGGCCGAGGAACTCTGGAAAGCGACCTAG
- a CDS encoding amidohydrolase family protein, whose protein sequence is MSEAIIEPDLPIIDPHHHLWDLRPIVPLFPEPRHRFIETLVPVSYYTFDQLHADVSAGHNVIGTVFMECGAFYNGRYGDALKPVGEVEYVNGVAAQSASGLYGNLRLCAGIIGHADLTLGNKVGEVLDALHAASPNRFKGIRHQGAWDADPEVLGPPFHAPPELYRDAIFREGFAELRKRDMTFDAWILEPQIPDVIDLAKAFPDQPICLDHCGTPLGIASYTGKLHERFDTWRQNIRELAKCENVVIKLGGLAMHNCAMPEDGPAVGHGSEHLAALWRPYIETCIEAFGPKRAMFESNYPVDRWGATYPVLWNTFKRITQKAGADEKTDLYAGTAARFYGLQDLLLTS, encoded by the coding sequence ATGAGTGAAGCAATCATTGAACCGGATCTTCCTATCATCGACCCGCATCATCACCTTTGGGACTTGAGGCCCATAGTACCGCTGTTTCCAGAGCCCCGGCACCGTTTCATCGAAACGCTAGTACCCGTCTCCTATTACACGTTCGACCAATTGCACGCCGACGTGAGTGCCGGTCACAATGTGATCGGTACGGTCTTTATGGAATGCGGGGCGTTCTACAACGGGCGCTATGGCGATGCCCTCAAGCCTGTCGGCGAGGTCGAGTATGTGAATGGTGTGGCCGCACAGTCAGCAAGCGGGCTCTATGGTAATTTGCGGCTATGTGCCGGCATTATCGGTCACGCAGACCTGACGCTGGGGAACAAAGTTGGCGAAGTCCTGGACGCGCTACATGCAGCATCACCCAATCGTTTCAAAGGTATTCGCCACCAAGGTGCATGGGATGCGGACCCTGAAGTGCTTGGACCTCCTTTTCACGCACCACCAGAACTGTATCGTGATGCAATCTTCCGCGAAGGATTTGCCGAGCTGAGAAAGCGCGACATGACCTTTGATGCGTGGATTCTTGAACCGCAGATCCCGGATGTGATTGACCTTGCGAAGGCATTTCCAGATCAGCCAATCTGCCTGGACCATTGTGGTACACCGCTTGGGATAGCCTCTTATACGGGGAAACTACACGAGCGCTTTGACACGTGGCGGCAAAATATCCGCGAGCTTGCCAAGTGTGAAAACGTCGTAATCAAACTAGGTGGTCTAGCGATGCACAACTGCGCAATGCCTGAAGATGGGCCGGCTGTTGGCCATGGCTCTGAGCATTTAGCGGCCTTGTGGCGACCCTATATCGAGACTTGCATCGAAGCCTTTGGTCCAAAGCGCGCGATGTTTGAAAGCAATTACCCTGTTGACCGCTGGGGAGCGACCTATCCGGTGCTTTGGAACACATTTAAGCGCATTACGCAGAAGGCTGGCGCGGATGAAAAGACTGATCTTTACGCCGGCACTGCCGCGCGTTTCTATGGGCTGCAAGACTTGCTTCTTACAAGCTGA
- a CDS encoding NAD(P)H-dependent flavin oxidoreductase, with amino-acid sequence MALPAPFDRLRLPLIGSPLFIVSGPELVIAQCKAGIVGSFPALNARPQTLLDEWLHQITEELAKHNRENPDRPAAPFAVNQIVHKSNDRVMADMATCEKWQVPMIITSLGAREEIFQAVRNWGGITMHDVINNRFAKKAIEKGADGLIPVAAGAGGHAGALSPFALMQEIREWFDGLVALSGSIANGYSILAAQAMRADFAYTGSAFIATEEANADQRYKEGIVEGDASGIVYTNLFTGVHGNYLRSSIEKAGLDPDNLPESDPSKMNFGSGGNTKAKAWKDIWGSGQGVGAVKSVGTVEDMVARFEREYHDAKAQLEAKSAYTAWNS; translated from the coding sequence ATGGCCCTTCCCGCACCGTTCGATCGCCTTCGCCTTCCGTTAATCGGTTCGCCGCTTTTTATTGTTTCCGGCCCTGAATTGGTGATCGCGCAGTGTAAAGCCGGCATTGTCGGGAGCTTTCCTGCGCTCAACGCTCGCCCTCAGACCCTGCTTGATGAATGGCTTCATCAAATCACAGAAGAGCTGGCCAAACACAATCGTGAAAACCCAGATCGTCCCGCGGCTCCATTCGCAGTGAACCAGATTGTTCATAAATCGAACGACCGTGTGATGGCCGACATGGCCACCTGCGAGAAATGGCAAGTCCCGATGATCATCACGTCGCTGGGCGCACGTGAGGAAATTTTCCAGGCTGTGCGCAATTGGGGCGGCATCACTATGCATGATGTGATCAATAATCGCTTCGCGAAAAAAGCAATCGAGAAAGGCGCGGATGGCCTGATCCCGGTTGCAGCTGGTGCTGGCGGGCACGCCGGGGCACTCTCCCCGTTCGCGCTCATGCAGGAAATCCGCGAATGGTTTGATGGCCTTGTTGCCTTGTCTGGCTCGATCGCGAACGGCTATTCGATCCTTGCCGCGCAAGCGATGCGGGCAGATTTTGCCTATACCGGCAGCGCGTTCATTGCGACTGAGGAAGCCAATGCCGATCAGCGTTACAAGGAAGGCATAGTCGAAGGTGATGCGAGTGGCATCGTATACACAAACCTATTTACCGGCGTGCACGGAAACTATTTGCGAAGCTCAATCGAGAAGGCCGGTCTTGACCCGGACAATTTGCCGGAAAGCGATCCTTCAAAGATGAATTTCGGTAGTGGCGGCAATACGAAAGCTAAGGCCTGGAAGGATATCTGGGGCTCTGGCCAAGGTGTTGGCGCAGTGAAATCTGTTGGTACGGTTGAGGATATGGTGGCTCGTTTTGAACGTGAGTATCATGATGCGAAGGCTCAGTTGGAGGCGAAAAGCGCATACACTGCCTGGAACAGCTAG